One stretch of Zingiber officinale cultivar Zhangliang chromosome 6B, Zo_v1.1, whole genome shotgun sequence DNA includes these proteins:
- the LOC121990848 gene encoding dirigent protein 2-like, whose amino-acid sequence MVFHNALSIHALFIAHLGINIAYLVHPTTMQMASSLSSSSSFVVVVVLFFTSLCTAQSGTDGYLHLRFYNHERVLGSGPNATVVYAVERRGSTSGAGFGNLIVYDNLLRQGVEPDSPIVGRNQGMGVGSSVAENSGLTILQLVFTAGEYNGSSIAVQGPFPVAPLQTLFERAITGGTGRFRNARGYLWTREVRSTNTTLTGRLDAYITFL is encoded by the coding sequence ATGGTATTTCACAATGCTCTTTCAATTCATGCACTATTTATAGCTCACCTTGGCATTAATATTGCCTACCTCGTGCATCCGACGACCATGCAAATGGCATCGTCTCTTTCTTCATCCAGCtccttcgtcgtcgtcgtcgtcttgttCTTCACGTCGCTCTGCACTGCCCAATCCGGCACCGACGGCTACTTGCACCTGCGCTTCTACAACCACGAGCGAGTTCTCGGCTCTGGGCCGAACGCCACGGTCGTCTATGCAGTCGAGCGGCGCGGCTCCACATCTGGGGCTGGGTTCGGCAACCTCATCGTCTACGACAATCTCCTTCGCCAAGGGGTCGAGCCCGACTCGCCCATCGTCGGGAGAAACCAAGGTATGGGAGTGGGATCGAGTGTGGCCGAGAACTCCGGCCTCACCATCCTGCAGCTGGTGTTCACTGCTGGCGAGTACAACGGCAGCTCCATCGCCGTTCAGGGGCCGTTCCCTGTGGCTCCGCTGCAGACGCTGTTCGAGCGAGCGATCACCGGAGGCACGGGGCGGTTCCGCAATGCCAGAGGCTATCTTTGGACGAGAGAAGTTCGTAGCACCAACACGACACTCACAGGGAGACTCGATGCTTATATCACATTTCTTTGA